From one Desulfurobacterium thermolithotrophum DSM 11699 genomic stretch:
- the mtnA gene encoding S-methyl-5-thioribose-1-phosphate isomerase: protein MGRIKDIRPLKWTGESLLLIDQRKLPLKEEWIECKDYESVAKAIEDMVVRGAPAIGVVAAYGVAIGAKQVMKESKNFIDFKAKIENVINRLASTRPTAVNLFWALKKMKKILEAGTNEKDIVAALETEAINIEKQDVETNKKIGYFGAELLGSKEVILTHCNTGALATAGYGTALGVIRAAVETGRDILVYVDETRPYLQGARLTAWELQQEDIPYYLITDNMAGYFMSRGEITCIIVGADRIASNGDTANKIGTYSLSVLAKEHGIPFYVAAPTSTFDLTLKSGKEIPIEERSPDEVLFCHCKDCRIAPYNAKVRNPAFDVTPHENITGIITEKGVINSPDEEKILEFFSK from the coding sequence ATGGGAAGGATAAAAGATATTCGTCCTTTAAAATGGACTGGAGAATCTTTGTTACTTATTGATCAGAGAAAACTTCCTTTAAAGGAAGAGTGGATTGAGTGTAAAGATTATGAAAGTGTTGCTAAAGCTATAGAGGATATGGTTGTAAGAGGAGCTCCAGCAATTGGTGTTGTTGCTGCCTATGGTGTCGCTATTGGTGCTAAGCAGGTTATGAAGGAATCAAAAAACTTTATTGACTTTAAAGCAAAGATTGAGAATGTTATAAATAGGCTTGCTTCTACAAGACCTACAGCGGTAAATCTTTTTTGGGCATTAAAGAAAATGAAGAAAATTTTAGAAGCTGGTACAAATGAGAAAGATATTGTGGCAGCTCTTGAAACAGAGGCTATAAACATAGAAAAACAGGATGTCGAAACTAATAAGAAAATAGGTTATTTTGGGGCAGAGCTCTTAGGTTCAAAAGAAGTTATTCTTACTCACTGTAACACTGGGGCTTTAGCTACTGCGGGTTATGGAACAGCTCTTGGAGTTATTAGAGCAGCAGTAGAAACCGGAAGAGACATTTTAGTTTATGTTGATGAAACAAGACCTTATCTTCAGGGAGCAAGGTTAACTGCTTGGGAGCTCCAGCAAGAAGATATTCCTTACTATCTTATAACTGATAATATGGCGGGTTATTTTATGTCACGAGGAGAAATAACCTGTATTATTGTTGGAGCAGATAGAATCGCTTCAAACGGAGATACTGCAAATAAAATAGGCACATATTCTCTTTCTGTTCTTGCAAAAGAACACGGTATTCCTTTTTATGTAGCTGCTCCAACTTCAACTTTTGATTTAACCTTAAAAAGTGGAAAAGAAATACCAATTGAAGAAAGAAGTCCAGATGAAGTTCTCTTCTGTCATTGTAAAGACTGTAGAATAGCACCTTATAATGCAAAGGTAAGAAATCCTGCTTTTGATGTTACTCCACATGAAAACATAACAGGAATAATAACTGAGAAAGGAGTAATCAACTCTCCTGATGAAGAAAAGATCCTTGAATTCTTTAGTAAGTAG
- a CDS encoding 4Fe-4S dicluster domain-containing protein — protein MAFTVSEGMNSFVMCNPEKCIGCYTCMAACYQSAKERGKVEKPRLILVHTYDGSMPNQCRQCDDAPCANVCPVGALRFGKNYIEVYEEKCIDCKMCVMVCPFGAIRPEEKLMSSDNDSYKSGIFSFFESLVSKRSVAIKCDLCEENPACVKVCPTKALMFVTPSVMEEELIFPRAKKSVSVLVKTEEKQQQERGIKEKKEEKESFLGILRRFYRF, from the coding sequence ATGGCTTTTACTGTTTCAGAAGGAATGAACAGTTTTGTTATGTGTAATCCTGAAAAGTGTATAGGCTGTTATACATGTATGGCAGCCTGTTATCAATCTGCAAAGGAAAGAGGAAAAGTTGAAAAACCGAGATTAATTTTAGTTCATACTTATGATGGGTCTATGCCCAATCAGTGCAGACAATGTGATGATGCGCCTTGTGCTAATGTTTGTCCGGTTGGAGCTCTCAGATTTGGCAAAAATTATATTGAGGTTTATGAAGAAAAATGTATTGACTGTAAAATGTGTGTAATGGTTTGTCCTTTTGGAGCAATAAGACCTGAAGAAAAGTTAATGTCTTCTGATAATGATTCTTATAAGTCTGGAATTTTTTCTTTTTTTGAATCCTTAGTAAGTAAAAGGTCTGTTGCTATTAAATGTGATTTATGTGAGGAAAATCCTGCCTGTGTAAAAGTTTGTCCAACCAAAGCTCTTATGTTTGTTACACCTAGTGTTATGGAAGAAGAATTAATTTTCCCAAGGGCTAAAAAATCAGTTTCTGTATTGGTTAAGACTGAAGAAAAGCAACAACAGGAAAGAGGTATTAAAGAAAAAAAAGAAGAAAAAGAAAGTTTCCTAGGTATATTGCGTCGATTTTATCGTTTCTAA
- a CDS encoding FeoA family protein, whose translation MRLVDIPSGKSVKIIDITGGMGMRNRLAAIGIYPGATIKVVKAPPGPMIIEAAGTRLALGKGMASRIEVEEE comes from the coding sequence ATGCGACTTGTAGATATTCCTTCTGGAAAAAGTGTAAAAATCATAGATATTACTGGTGGAATGGGAATGAGGAATAGGCTTGCAGCAATAGGAATTTATCCAGGAGCAACCATAAAGGTTGTTAAAGCTCCGCCTGGTCCAATGATTATTGAAGCTGCTGGAACTCGTCTTGCTTTAGGAAAAGGAATGGCATCAAGAATAGAAGTGGAGGAGGAATGA
- the ruvB gene encoding Holliday junction branch migration DNA helicase RuvB translates to MIERPKSLNEFLGQERVKKILKIAIESAKQRKEPLDHILFYGPPGTGKTTLSMIIARELEKEIKIVSAPTIEKKGDLLALVTSLNEGDVLFIDEIHRLNRAVEETIYSAMEDFRIDIVTGETRAKSFSIDLPKFTLIGATTRLNLLTPPFRSRFGIVCRLELYSAIELKEIAKTTSAKLGIRLSERALEILARCSRGAPRILNQLLKRFRDYATVNNWKEIDSEKANKILMELGIDSYGLDPMDRKILKTIAETFKGGPVGLTTLATVLKEDVDTIENVHEPYLIELGLIVKTPRGRKITSKALKLLGLTHNKKSPLFGDS, encoded by the coding sequence TTGATAGAGCGTCCTAAAAGTTTAAATGAATTCTTAGGACAAGAGCGAGTTAAAAAGATACTGAAGATAGCAATAGAATCAGCAAAACAAAGAAAAGAACCTCTTGATCACATTCTCTTTTATGGACCTCCAGGAACTGGAAAAACAACTCTCTCAATGATAATTGCAAGAGAGCTTGAAAAAGAAATAAAAATTGTTTCTGCTCCTACAATAGAAAAGAAGGGAGATTTACTTGCTTTAGTCACCTCTTTAAACGAGGGAGATGTTCTGTTTATCGATGAAATTCATAGGTTAAATAGAGCTGTAGAAGAAACAATCTATTCTGCAATGGAAGACTTTAGAATAGATATTGTTACCGGAGAAACAAGAGCTAAAAGTTTTTCAATAGATTTACCTAAGTTTACCCTGATAGGAGCAACTACAAGACTTAATCTTTTAACACCTCCTTTTAGATCAAGATTTGGAATAGTTTGCAGATTGGAACTTTACTCTGCTATTGAGTTAAAAGAGATAGCCAAAACAACTTCTGCAAAATTGGGAATAAGACTTTCTGAAAGAGCTCTTGAAATTTTAGCCCGTTGTAGTAGAGGTGCTCCAAGGATTCTCAACCAGCTACTAAAAAGATTTAGGGACTATGCTACTGTTAACAATTGGAAAGAAATAGACTCTGAAAAGGCTAATAAAATTCTTATGGAACTTGGAATAGATTCTTATGGTTTGGATCCAATGGATAGAAAGATTCTTAAGACAATAGCAGAAACTTTTAAAGGAGGACCCGTAGGACTTACTACACTTGCAACTGTTCTTAAAGAAGATGTTGATACAATAGAAAATGTTCATGAACCATATCTTATAGAATTAGGTCTTATCGTTAAAACTCCTCGTGGAAGAAAAATAACAAGTAAAGCACTTAAACTTTTAGGATTAACTCACAATAAAAAGAGTCCCCTTTTTGGGGACTCCTAA
- the gspN gene encoding type II secretion system protein GspN, with translation MRKAVVIFLLLMSFPIFLYLNFPLKRFVENSLCHRKIFYKSVGVRKFPLKIEIEKLKISPLPFVFDKVVIVPEVRSFLAEKKELEVLATLGNKGALKIDTDYPISKVKFQLKDLKLESFVGLFSLPFSVVGTLLGNGSLYLEKGNLMAGSGSFKVNDLKAEKISFGLLSLPSVDLGKIEGVYKVRGKNFLNVEAKGFGKDTDLFVKGYVNLNLKEMKKTYINLKIRLTPKVKPFKGKNFSFEIKGYLENISIR, from the coding sequence GTGAGAAAGGCAGTAGTTATCTTTTTGCTTTTGATGTCTTTTCCTATTTTCCTATATCTTAACTTTCCACTAAAAAGGTTTGTAGAAAATAGTCTCTGTCATCGTAAAATCTTTTATAAAAGTGTTGGAGTTAGGAAGTTTCCTTTAAAGATAGAAATAGAGAAGTTAAAAATTTCTCCTCTTCCTTTTGTTTTTGATAAAGTTGTAATAGTTCCTGAAGTTCGTTCTTTTTTAGCTGAGAAAAAGGAGTTGGAAGTTTTAGCTACCTTGGGTAATAAAGGAGCTCTTAAAATAGATACTGACTATCCAATTTCTAAAGTTAAATTTCAGCTAAAAGATTTAAAGTTAGAAAGTTTTGTAGGACTTTTTTCTCTTCCTTTTTCAGTTGTTGGAACTCTTTTAGGAAACGGTTCTCTTTATTTAGAAAAGGGGAATTTAATGGCTGGTTCTGGAAGTTTTAAAGTGAATGATTTAAAGGCAGAAAAAATTTCGTTTGGGCTTTTATCTCTTCCTTCTGTTGATTTAGGTAAAATTGAAGGGGTTTATAAGGTTAGAGGAAAAAACTTTCTTAACGTTGAAGCAAAAGGCTTTGGTAAGGATACTGATCTTTTCGTTAAGGGATATGTTAACTTAAACTTAAAAGAGATGAAGAAAACGTACATAAATCTTAAAATAAGACTTACTCCAAAAGTAAAACCTTTTAAAGGCAAAAACTTCTCTTTTGAAATAAAGGGATATTTAGAAAACATTTCAATTAGATAA
- a CDS encoding formate dehydrogenase H subunit alpha, selenocysteine-containing, producing the protein MKKIQTTCPYCGTGCNIDLFVKDGKIVKAEPTKNHPVNDRELCLKGLYGWEYVHSSDRLKKPLIRKKNGKFSKDGELVESSWEEALELITSKIKEIKEKYGADAFMGFSSARCTNEDNYVFQKFFRVAIGTNNIDHCARLUHAPTVAGLAKSLGSGVMSNDLAEFSKYSNCILIIGSNTGECHPIIAMHVERALERGAKLIVIDPKRTEMAQKAHIHIQLPIGYNIPIINAIINYIITNDLYDKEFVKRHTVGFEYLKKSVEEYTLERVSEMTDVPAELIEKAARIYATEKPSAILYTMGVTQFTHGTGAVWTLSNLAAITGNLGIEGGGINPLRGQNNVQGASDLGALPDRFPGSKPLTDKKVREYFEKLWNCELSDKPGIWIPDVPHAIEEKKIRFLYVFGENPVMSDPWTDHFLQAIAHLDFFVVQDIFLTETAKKADVVLPAACWAEKDGTFTNTSRRVQLVKEAVEPPREAKPDWQIFCEIAKKLGAKGFDYKDAEDVWNEIRKADPEKFGGISYERLEKENGLSWPCPTEDHPGTPVLYRNGKFLTPDGKAKLIPVIFTENKEEKPDLEKKLKKELSLPENYPMMVGAIDEKPDKVYPCLFTTGRRVYHYHTGTMTRRCMPLEEGADIYGSVVEIGTKTAKKYDLSTGDYVLIEGKRGKIACKVWVTERIPEDVLFVTFHYWEACGNELTNPAHDPIAGTPEFKIAAARIRKISEEEYLRILREKKEKFQSQKLSPSCH; encoded by the coding sequence ATGAAAAAAATTCAAACTACGTGTCCTTACTGTGGAACAGGTTGTAACATTGATCTGTTTGTAAAGGATGGAAAAATTGTAAAAGCCGAACCAACAAAAAATCATCCAGTAAATGATAGAGAGCTTTGTCTTAAAGGATTGTACGGCTGGGAATATGTTCATTCTTCCGATAGACTAAAAAAACCTTTGATAAGGAAGAAAAATGGAAAGTTCTCCAAAGATGGAGAGTTGGTGGAGTCTTCTTGGGAAGAAGCCTTGGAACTTATAACTTCAAAAATAAAAGAGATAAAAGAAAAATATGGAGCTGATGCTTTTATGGGCTTTTCTTCTGCAAGATGTACGAATGAAGATAACTACGTTTTTCAGAAGTTTTTCAGAGTTGCGATAGGAACAAATAACATAGACCATTGTGCTCGTCTCTGACATGCTCCAACAGTGGCCGGTCTGGCCAAGAGTCTAGGTAGTGGAGTAATGTCAAATGATCTTGCAGAGTTTAGTAAGTATTCTAACTGTATTCTAATTATTGGTTCAAACACTGGTGAATGTCATCCTATTATTGCTATGCATGTTGAAAGAGCTTTAGAAAGAGGAGCAAAGCTTATAGTTATCGATCCAAAGAGAACGGAAATGGCTCAGAAAGCTCATATCCATATCCAGCTTCCTATTGGATATAACATTCCAATTATCAATGCAATTATTAATTACATAATTACAAACGATTTGTACGATAAAGAGTTTGTAAAAAGACATACAGTTGGTTTTGAATATCTAAAAAAATCAGTAGAAGAATATACTCTGGAAAGAGTTTCTGAGATGACTGATGTTCCTGCTGAACTCATTGAAAAGGCAGCAAGGATTTATGCAACAGAAAAACCATCAGCGATTCTTTACACAATGGGTGTAACCCAATTTACTCATGGAACAGGAGCTGTTTGGACTCTTTCTAACCTTGCCGCAATAACTGGCAATTTAGGTATAGAAGGCGGGGGAATAAATCCTCTTAGAGGACAGAACAACGTTCAAGGTGCAAGTGATTTAGGAGCACTTCCAGATAGGTTTCCCGGTTCCAAACCTTTAACTGATAAAAAAGTAAGAGAATATTTTGAAAAACTTTGGAATTGTGAGCTTTCTGATAAACCTGGAATTTGGATACCCGATGTTCCTCATGCTATTGAAGAGAAAAAAATAAGGTTTCTTTACGTCTTTGGAGAAAATCCAGTGATGTCTGATCCATGGACGGATCATTTTCTTCAAGCAATAGCTCACCTTGATTTCTTTGTTGTTCAAGACATCTTCCTGACAGAAACTGCTAAAAAAGCCGATGTTGTTTTGCCTGCGGCTTGTTGGGCAGAGAAAGATGGAACCTTTACAAATACATCAAGAAGGGTACAGCTTGTCAAAGAGGCCGTAGAACCTCCAAGAGAAGCTAAACCGGATTGGCAGATATTCTGTGAAATTGCAAAAAAGCTCGGAGCTAAAGGATTTGACTACAAGGATGCTGAAGATGTTTGGAATGAGATAAGAAAAGCAGATCCAGAAAAGTTTGGTGGAATAAGCTACGAAAGACTCGAAAAAGAAAATGGTCTTTCATGGCCATGTCCGACAGAAGACCACCCCGGTACTCCGGTACTTTATAGAAATGGAAAATTTTTAACTCCTGATGGAAAAGCAAAGCTTATTCCTGTGATCTTTACAGAGAATAAGGAAGAGAAGCCAGATCTTGAAAAGAAACTGAAAAAAGAATTAAGCCTTCCGGAAAATTATCCAATGATGGTTGGTGCAATTGATGAAAAACCGGATAAAGTCTATCCGTGTCTTTTTACAACTGGAAGGAGAGTTTACCACTATCACACTGGAACGATGACTAGAAGGTGTATGCCCCTTGAAGAGGGAGCTGATATTTATGGTTCTGTTGTGGAAATAGGGACAAAAACAGCAAAGAAGTATGATCTTTCTACTGGAGATTACGTATTGATAGAAGGAAAAAGAGGAAAGATTGCATGTAAAGTTTGGGTGACTGAAAGAATTCCAGAAGATGTTCTATTTGTAACATTTCATTACTGGGAGGCTTGTGGGAACGAGTTAACAAATCCAGCTCATGATCCAATAGCTGGTACACCAGAATTTAAAATTGCTGCAGCAAGAATTCGCAAGATTTCTGAAGAGGAGTACCTTAGAATTTTAAGAGAGAAAAAAGAGAAGTTTCAATCACAAAAACTTTCTCCTTCTTGTCATTAA
- a CDS encoding IS110 family transposase, whose product MSPPEIRDYSKEATFKGRRLDFSLGNKPRAWRLADASCRLIIVAGSAVLEYGNSPEAEVAKHKTYQGVEMKEKVEKTLYVGVDYHKNSFTAAYLDCLTGILNTKKYEAEELEKFKNHLTTFRKKGYSVKVAVETLTGVTFFTEEIRNCVDEITYVNTNKFKNILKGVNSAKNDRIDAETIAIYYEMGLLPTVYVPTRKEKELRIKMKERDSFVDMRKGVINRLHSLLLEYGIKTNKRELTTKKGMERIKEETKKKVPPSLRETIWRQIETIEYLTDKIRETEEDIKSFIGEDEELKGKVELLKSIPGVGDIVAIAFISAVCNEERFENGDKVAAYFGLVPRVNSSGDEVRNGRITKKGDSRTRNKIIQATRALLNSKLDNSVKRFYEGLVKKGLEKKKALIAAARKLVKVMFAVLRERRQFMDFVENKCNLCVGG is encoded by the coding sequence ATGTCACCCCCTGAAATTCGGGACTATAGTAAAGAGGCAACCTTTAAAGGCAGGAGGCTGGATTTTTCCCTGGGGAATAAGCCCCGTGCGTGGAGATTAGCCGATGCCTCCTGCCGGCTAATTATAGTGGCGGGAAGCGCCGTATTGGAGTATGGGAATAGTCCCGAAGCAGAGGTTGCAAAACACAAAACATATCAGGGGGTAGAGATGAAGGAGAAGGTAGAGAAAACACTGTATGTCGGAGTGGACTACCACAAAAACAGCTTTACAGCAGCTTATTTAGATTGTCTGACAGGGATACTTAATACCAAGAAGTACGAAGCAGAAGAGTTAGAGAAATTTAAAAATCACCTAACAACTTTTAGGAAAAAAGGATATTCAGTAAAAGTTGCGGTAGAAACCTTAACAGGAGTAACATTTTTTACGGAGGAGATAAGGAACTGCGTTGATGAAATAACTTACGTTAACACTAACAAATTTAAGAACATTCTAAAAGGTGTTAACAGTGCTAAAAACGACAGGATAGATGCAGAAACGATAGCCATTTACTATGAAATGGGCTTACTTCCGACAGTTTACGTCCCGACGAGAAAAGAAAAAGAGCTAAGGATAAAGATGAAAGAGAGAGATAGCTTTGTAGATATGAGAAAAGGGGTAATTAACAGACTTCATAGCCTATTGCTTGAATATGGGATAAAGACAAACAAGAGAGAACTCACCACGAAGAAAGGGATGGAAAGGATAAAGGAAGAAACGAAGAAGAAAGTGCCTCCGTCATTACGAGAAACGATATGGAGGCAAATAGAAACAATAGAATACTTAACAGATAAGATAAGAGAGACAGAAGAAGATATCAAGAGTTTTATAGGAGAAGATGAGGAGCTTAAGGGAAAAGTAGAACTTCTAAAAAGCATACCTGGAGTAGGAGATATAGTAGCTATAGCCTTTATATCTGCCGTATGTAACGAAGAGAGGTTTGAAAACGGAGACAAGGTAGCGGCTTATTTTGGACTTGTTCCTCGTGTTAATAGCAGTGGAGACGAAGTTAGAAATGGAAGGATAACAAAGAAAGGGGACAGCAGAACGAGGAACAAGATTATCCAGGCTACGAGAGCGTTATTGAACAGCAAGTTAGACAATTCAGTTAAAAGATTTTACGAAGGGTTAGTTAAGAAAGGTTTAGAGAAGAAGAAAGCGCTGATAGCTGCGGCGAGGAAATTGGTTAAAGTAATGTTCGCAGTTTTGAGAGAGAGAAGGCAATTTATGGATTTTGTTGAAAATAAATGCAACCTCTGTGTTGGGGGTTGA
- the ppa gene encoding inorganic diphosphatase, which produces MDVRKIPAGKNVPEDIYAVIEIPQGSNVKYEVDKESGAVFVDRFLFTPMFYPANYGFVPNTLAEDGDPIDVLVISRQPVTPGSVIRCRPIGVLVMEDESGQDEKILAVPVDKLDLTFKNIKEITDLPEATLNEIKHFFEHYKDLEPGKWVKVKDFKGSDVAKEMIKKAVENYKG; this is translated from the coding sequence ATGGATGTAAGAAAAATACCTGCTGGAAAGAATGTCCCTGAAGACATTTACGCAGTAATAGAAATTCCTCAAGGTTCAAATGTAAAGTACGAAGTAGACAAAGAAAGTGGTGCAGTTTTTGTTGACAGATTCCTTTTTACACCGATGTTCTATCCAGCAAATTATGGTTTTGTTCCAAATACACTTGCTGAAGATGGAGATCCGATTGATGTTCTCGTAATTTCAAGACAACCAGTTACTCCAGGAAGCGTTATAAGATGTAGACCTATAGGTGTGCTTGTAATGGAAGATGAAAGCGGACAAGATGAGAAAATCTTAGCCGTACCAGTTGATAAACTTGACTTAACATTTAAAAACATTAAAGAAATTACGGATCTTCCAGAAGCTACGTTGAATGAAATCAAACACTTCTTTGAACATTACAAAGACTTAGAGCCTGGAAAGTGGGTAAAAGTTAAAGATTTTAAAGGTAGCGATGTTGCGAAAGAAATGATTAAAAAAGCTGTTGAAAACTATAAAGGTTAA
- the gspK gene encoding type II secretion system minor pseudopilin GspK — MKKRSLNSLVSRKGFVLFLVLIMIAVISSFLFSIYFLSTRSISRSESFRDYMVAYHAAVSAVKIGLETLKKDNNGYDGEGDDWSNPLVYNYRGIFLSVKISDECGKLNVNKLIVPIYYKMAKRLFKNLELNTDIVAAIKDWIDSDDIVTESGAESYYYEGKGYKPSNKVMKSLYELLYVRGINNSNFKKLSRYLTVYGDGKINVNSAPKELLLSLSEDMDEPAVDSIIENRPIKKLEDLKKLPEFTDELYFSIKPMITNRCDYFKIEVTASYGDSTVNIEAFTDRRNILEWKVVE, encoded by the coding sequence ATGAAGAAAAGATCCTTGAATTCTTTAGTAAGTAGGAAGGGGTTTGTCCTCTTCCTTGTTCTTATTATGATTGCTGTTATTTCTTCTTTCCTCTTTTCCATTTACTTTCTATCTACAAGAAGTATTTCAAGGTCAGAATCTTTTCGTGATTACATGGTTGCTTACCATGCTGCAGTTTCAGCAGTTAAAATAGGTCTTGAAACATTAAAAAAGGATAATAACGGATATGATGGTGAAGGAGATGATTGGAGTAATCCTTTAGTTTACAACTACAGAGGAATTTTTCTTTCTGTAAAAATTTCTGATGAATGTGGAAAACTTAATGTAAATAAATTAATAGTTCCTATTTACTACAAAATGGCAAAGAGACTATTTAAAAATCTAGAGCTTAATACTGATATTGTAGCTGCAATTAAAGATTGGATTGATTCTGACGATATAGTAACAGAAAGTGGCGCTGAAAGTTATTATTATGAAGGGAAAGGATATAAACCTTCAAATAAAGTTATGAAAAGTCTATACGAGCTTTTATATGTAAGAGGAATTAATAACAGTAATTTTAAAAAGCTTTCACGTTATCTTACAGTTTATGGAGATGGAAAAATTAATGTTAATTCCGCTCCCAAAGAACTCCTTCTTTCTCTTTCTGAAGATATGGATGAACCAGCTGTAGATAGTATAATAGAAAATCGACCAATAAAGAAATTGGAAGATTTAAAAAAGTTACCGGAATTTACTGATGAGCTCTATTTTTCAATAAAACCAATGATAACTAATAGATGTGACTATTTTAAAATAGAAGTTACTGCTTCTTATGGAGATTCAACTGTAAACATAGAAGCTTTTACAGACAGAAGAAACATACTAGAGTGGAAGGTAGTTGAATGA
- the ruvA gene encoding Holliday junction branch migration protein RuvA, giving the protein MIDYLKGKVIFKYSDSISLLCGSIAFRVFVPLNLLTEIREGDKVALFVKFTLPSEGTPSLYGFKTREERVFFEELLKIPKVGSKVAMSVISHFSLDELRNIVSTKDVKTLSTVPGLGKKLSERVILELKDKPIFGEERNIPSELLEILTALSYSRKEVVKAVEGIDLKDRSIEELVKEVVKKLSGRKF; this is encoded by the coding sequence ATGATAGATTATTTAAAAGGGAAAGTTATATTCAAGTATTCGGATAGTATTTCTCTCCTTTGTGGAAGTATTGCTTTTAGAGTTTTTGTTCCTCTTAATCTCCTTACAGAAATAAGGGAAGGAGATAAGGTAGCTCTATTTGTGAAATTTACGCTTCCTTCTGAAGGAACTCCTTCTCTTTACGGTTTTAAAACACGAGAAGAAAGGGTTTTTTTCGAAGAGCTCTTAAAAATTCCAAAAGTTGGTTCGAAAGTTGCAATGAGTGTTATTTCTCATTTTTCCCTCGATGAATTACGAAACATAGTTTCTACTAAAGATGTAAAAACACTTTCAACAGTTCCTGGACTTGGGAAAAAATTATCAGAGAGGGTAATCTTAGAGCTCAAAGATAAACCAATTTTTGGAGAAGAAAGGAATATTCCGTCAGAGCTCCTAGAAATTCTTACAGCTCTTAGTTACAGTAGAAAGGAAGTTGTAAAGGCAGTGGAAGGTATAGACTTAAAGGATAGGTCTATTGAAGAACTTGTTAAAGAAGTTGTAAAAAAACTTTCGGGGAGAAAGTTTTGA